Genomic DNA from Perca fluviatilis chromosome 12, GENO_Pfluv_1.0, whole genome shotgun sequence:
AGGCTTATGTGTTACTTTGAAAGTTTcccattattttgagatactaagtcattattttgagaaagtTTGTCATGACTTACGTAAGTTTTAaacctgtgtttttcttttactggCGGAAATGGGCTTCCATACAATGCTTCAGCGATATTAATAGATGTAAAATATACAAACCTATACATTTATTTTGCTaataagagaaaaataaataaatatctgaCTCAAGGTTGTTTTAGAAtccttcttgtgtgtgtgtgtgtgtgtgtgtgtgtgtgtgtgtgtgtgtgtgtgtgtgtgtgtgtgtgtgtgtgtgtgtgtgtgtgtgttttaagtgtacagcttgtataacagtgtaaatgtgctgtcccctcaaaataactcaacacacagccattaatgtctaaaccgctggcaacaaaagtgagtacacccctatgtgaaattcccatagaggcaggcagatttttacttttaaaggccagttatttcatggatccaggatactatgcatcctgataaagttcccttggccttttggaattaaaatagccccacatcatcacatgtccttcaccatacctagagattggcatggggtactttacataaaatcatctctcaatgcaaatcaaaccctgtgtgttgttattttgaggggacagcacatttacactgttatacaagctgtacacttaatactttacgttgtagcaaagtgtaatttcttcagtgttgtcccattaaaagatataatgaaatatttactaaaatgtgagggatgtactcacttttgtgagctACTGTATAAACAGTTCCTCTGGTTTAACCTCAGTTTTATTCATAAACCCCAGTACCGATGGATCTACCAGTGAGCTGCTAATAACACCAAGAAGTTTGTGGTGTATTTTATAACTTGATATGCTTAACATTCTCACATACAATAGTCACATTGACACAGGTATTATCCTCAAATGTAACAGGAAACCCATCCAAGCCTAATTACAGCATGGTAGTAGTAAAATTGATAGATTGTTAGCAATCAAAGATAGACTGAACTGAAGTCTAGATTCAGCTAAAGGCTTCTTTGAACTGATCAGTTGCTTTGTTGCGACTGTATGATCCTGGTCTTAGTCTGGAGTTTACAGCTGCTGTTGCGAGCCAAGAAAGCTTATAAACTGTCAACTGGTGTCAGCAGTATTACAAAACTCGATAGGTTTACAAGTACTCCCTTCAACTAGCTAAGTAATATGTGGTCACCACCTACATGTCTATAAAACGTCAGATACATGTCGTCTTGTTTATTTCATGATTTGAAGAGGAGTGGCAGATATTTTTCCATAATGTTACAGAATAAGCCCACAATACAAGAGAAACAAGTAAGGGTGCTGATTCAATTTGAGTGGTCTGGATTGTCACTTCCTTCTGTCTGTGGGCTGCAAGGATTCAAATTATGTGAGTCACCTGTAAAGTAAAGAGGAAAATTAGCTTCAGTCTTCTGAATGATAACAACAACCACCACATATTAATGAATTTCCTTGACGGAAAGAACCTGCAACCAATAAAACCGTATTATTGTTCAAATTCATCAGCCATAGGACTTGCGGAGCAGAGGTACATTATGTCACCTAAACCTATTAATATTATCCACAATGCAGCTGGTCATGATTTACTTCATTCTACTCGCCAAAGAGACTGGAAGAGCAGTTTACGTCTCCGTTTCAGCTGATGTTAGTAACATTATGAAGATCAATGGCCTCATTTTAATCGGAATCGGAAGAGATGCCCCATTCAGCTCGTGGAAGCTATCTGAATTGTCAGACGAGAGACGTATCTACTTGCTAGCTACTCTCGCTTCCCAGGAAGTATTGCAGTAATTGCAGTGTCCCAGTTCAGGAGCTGGATCCTTTGAAAGATGCTGCCCACACAGAGACGGTCTGGCCAAACGTGTATCTCCTCCCCAAATACAATTCTAGCATCAACAAAAACCAAAAGTAGCTGTGTTGTCTAGTTACCATTATTTACAACTTGCAGAGGCTTTTTCATTGGTCTTATTAATGTGATATATTTACTGGTGACTGATGACCAATACCTTAAGAAAGTGATAAGGATTGCCTGTGCTCAAACTGACTGGTGTCGAATGGATTGTGGGCTACTAAGGGGTGCAAAAGCATTTATACTGGTTGTGTATGCCTATATGAGCCTTTGTTTGTTTATGACGTATTCAGTCTAGAAATGCAGACATTGAAGGATCAAGACCTTGCATTGGGACAGCTAACATGTCAGTGAAATACTTTCTTCTAATCATGTACTCACTTACTCATACCTTCATCATGGTCATCGGACAGTTCATCAGTTAAAGATCTTGccattcctgtgttttcatcTGCAGGATAGTCTTGCTCTTTTGCTGCAAATAAAATTTAACTTTATTTGAAGTCTCAagtttacagtattttacttTTCAACCATGAGAAATAGCTGGATGAAATATTGTTTCTAGCAGAAATAGGCCAtaaaaacccacaaaaacataaaaggactgtacatttttaatctccaaagtttttatttatttggaacCAGATGGTGTGGCAGATGGAAATGTCTCATGTCATATGATTACCTAAAATGGTTGTGTCAGTCTCTCCATCACCGGTGAGCTCTGCCTCTGAGCAGATGTCACCGAAGATAAAACGGATCTTCTCCTCTGCATGCTGCTCACTGGAGGAGCCGTGGACTGAGTTGTGGAGGATGTCGGAGGCAAAGCGGGCCCTCAGAGAGTTTGGGGATGTCGCCTTAGCTTGGTCAGGGTCTGCGGGGCCCATAGTGGCCCTCCACTCCTCCACTGCATTTTCCTTGGTCAGGACGAGCATCATACATGGCCCCCTGAAACCAACAATGACAGGATGTAAATATAACAGACAGGATTTTGTGTAATATCAATGTCATTTTAAGACATTCCTGGTAAAGCCTGACTATTCATTCAGAGGACTGTGCCACTGCAAATATATCGTGTTTTGTATTATGTGATGCCCATGATACATGCTTGGCTAGTATGACCAGTTATTGCTGACACATATGATTTATGAACTTTACCCATTCACTGTCAGTGTTTTCAACACCTTTCAAATTTAGAGGGAAAGAGTGATGCCACCttcttattttgtgtgtttattattaattcatttaattaattcattttgaCCAATAGCACCTAAGTTCAACTATCCACTACAGTGTGGTCATTGATGCGATAGATAAATGTagcaacacattaacacacatgaCAAAGGACAATTTTTACACTGAAATTCAATTATAGATAACAGGACATTTTGAGGGCAGCAAAAAACACTGCTTTTCAGCCTGGTATTAAGTTATTCCTTAAATACATTGTAGGATATAAAGTGGTACCTTAGTTATAAGAACAAACATTCCACAATGGCTAGAATATAAAACTACAGTAAAGGTAGTTTTTCAAGCCAAAGTGCCCAGCTGCACACATCTCTCTGGTCATTGTATCCGAGCAGTTGTGTAACAACCAATTGAAGGGACTAATCGGAGCGGAAGATAACTCTAAAACCTCGATGTGCAGTGTAACAAAGAATGAAATTGAGATGGACTTCCTAGCCACTTGCTTGAGGCTGCCTTGGTTTTAAGCAGCTAAGATTACTGTTAAAAGTGCTGTTAGAACTTCCAGCGGCAACAGGAATTAGGGCAGGTCTGCTGTTGTCACTTTGCTCTTCTCCTCTGGCTGTGTTCAGGACAGGTATTGACTTACCGACACATGAATTCCACCAGTTGGTTGAAGAAAGTCTTCTCTCTGTGCTCTTTGTAAAACTCCTCAGCCATCTCCCTCGACAGCACCGTCTCCTTCAGCTGCGTTACAGAGAAACCGCTGTCTCTGATCTCATCCAAAATCTTCTCTGTAAAGAGTGAATAGAAAATACATTATGAAGATTATATGATTATTTGTGCACATCTATACAAACACaagtacatttttacattgtttGAAATGACCAGAAAGGACCTCTGTGTTCCTCCATGGCATCAGGTTTGATCACTGCCAGTGTTTGCTGTTTAGGGAAGAAGAAGTTGATCTCTCGCTCTGCCTCTTCATGGCTTTCACTGCCATGCAGTTGGTTGATAGGCTCGTTCTCCACAGCAAACTGGGCCCTTAGACTGAGCGATGAGGGATACATAAGTCAGCATTACAGGTATGATTAGACTGTCACGTACCATCTATATCTAATAGCTAATATTTGATGGTTTTCTAGGAATTATTTTTGGATGAAGTAGTGTAATTTATTGTACTTTTCCTCACTTTGGCTCACCCTGCCTTGTCTGCTTCTACTTCAGCTAGtgattttctacaattttaagacTGCCTTTAAGAAACCCCAGAAACATTTATGCATCATAGGCTGAATGAGACTACAAGTAGTGCAGTCACACAACAAAGATACATTTTAGAGACAAAGTTCTAACTGTCGGAAAATAAACTTTCATGTAGTTGATTTCTTCCTGTGTGGTTGTAGGATGGGAAGCATCCTCTCTCTTAAatcacacatttgtttttaataacttgcaaaaactgacaAGGTTGAAAATAGACGTCAAAAGAGAAATACAAAGTTCTTTCTAACAAGCTGTCAGATGGAATAACAGTGAATCTCAAACATTGGTAATTATTCCACAGTGACTTCTCTTTAACTGTGTAAAGGAATTGAGCCACACATCACTTACCATTCAGGACTCTCCTCTCTGGCTTTATTAACATCAGACGGACCAATGATGTTCTTCCAATGATGGACAGCCCCCATTCTGGCCAGAGCCAAAGCTAGCACTGGCCCACTGGAAATATAAATGTTAAACTTGCAGTAACACACTTCTCTTTAGATTTTTGTAGAGCATGTGCAAGTTACCTGGTCATGCTTCGGAGCAATGCAGGGAAGTAGTCCTCCTCAACATGTTGGAAGTAAAACTGTCTGACCTGCTCCTCTGTCAACATCACTTCTCTTTGGAGAGCCACGATGAAGCCTGACTTGTGGATTTGAGCCAAGATCTCCTCTGCAGAACAATAGATATAAAATATACACTCatttgccagtttattaggtacagcTAGCTAACATGGTCTAATACAACAatcctgcaataaatcctaccttcatgaaagttataatgttcagtttttgttgaaactaTTTTAGcagtgtttatttattgcattGTATTAGACTGCGTTAGTTTTTTCTAgctgtacctaataaactggcattgTTTATAGTTTAATATAGATAGACATATTGTAGTTTGAAAGTGTGACACATTTTTTTGCAGTGatcaattacaaaaaaatctaaactgcACTTGTCATTTAACACCTTTGCTGTGGGAATCAAGAAGCAGTCCCACCATGTCAACATGAACCACCTTTGCGTGTGTACTTGTGCTTGTGTATTTGGCACAAACCCCACCTCTGTTTTCTCTGGCAACGTCAGGCCGGATAAGAGCCAGTGTCCTCTCCACATGCGCTTCCTCCCCATCCTGCTCTGTTACTGAGTCTGTCCTAAAGTTGGGGAAGAAGAAGGCGAGCTCCCTGCTGGCCTGGTCGCTGTTCTCACTACCGTGCACTGCGTTGAACAGTGTCTGTGTGCCGTATTGTGCCCGCAAGCTGCAGGAAACCAGGggggagaaaggagaggagagcagaTGGTTGCTCAGCTGGTGCTCAACCAGAGAGAAGCATAATGTTTGGGTGTGTCTGACGGAGCAGGCGAGAAAGTGCTGTTCATTCGCTTTCCCAGACTTAAGCCTGTGATTGTTTCACACTGTTGCAATCAACGGTGCATTAATAAATGTCTATGCTATTAACATATGATAATGTTcttatacacaaatacacaggaaTGATCTTTTCATCATACTGTATCTTACAGTTTGAATGCCAGTTTCCTCAACTCTTTTTCTGAATGTAGTATATGTATAATTTCAGTAACTAACCTTTCTGGTTTATTTCTCCTGGCTTCCTCTATGTCTGCTGGGCCAATGAACTCACGCCATGCTGGCACTATGTTAGCTGAGCCCTCAACCTGAGAGATTACCAGAACATGGGATGGACCACTGGACATAAACTGCACCAAGTCCTCAAAGCAAGCCTACAAACCACCATCACATAAACAAAGAGACAAGAGCATACACATATGTACAGTGAACACATAAAACTAGAAACAAGTCTTTTTATGTCTTGAATCAGGGACAAAGGTgataaagagaagaagaaattagtttggatttatttttaaaaggttCATAATATAGTACTATATTATTTCATCAACATTATTGCTTCACCTAGCCACCTTTCCTAACATGTTTTGTATTTCTGAATCTCTAATCATTTAGTCTCATCACAAACAGCGGgataagcaaaaaaaaagctgcttaCACAGCAAATCTATTTTGAGCCCTGTGCAAAAATGCAGATGGAAGTGTGATGTATTGCAAACTAATTGAAAATGATTTTTGCTCTCCCATTAGGATGTTGACTCAGAATTTAAATTGCCCAGACTaaccacacaaacatacactaaACCGATCAGCAGTTTGACTAGTATGCCAATAAGTGTTTCTGTATCTGTCAAATGTCTTTTCTTACGTCTTTTTTGTTATTCTCACCATACCTCTTCTGCTTTGTGCTGGTAAAAATCCCGAGCCTCAACCTCAGTCAGCGTGCGTTCCTCGTGGGCCAGGATCTCAAACCCAGCGTCTTGAATCTAGCCAGGGGAGTAATGTCAGGATAATGATCTAATGTCAGCAGGAAGGCTTGAGACAATCTTGTCAATGTAAGTGTCTGTGTACCTTCATAATGATCTCATTTGCCTTGCCGTGAGCAACAGCATCTGGTTTGATGATGGCAACTGTGTAGGATTTACTGGCAGGAACTACAGAAGAAAAGAACTGCTTGATTGATGAACGGCAATGCAGATTAAATGGTGAACGGAATCATGATGATGCTGGTAAACGACAATGGTAATCACCGTAACAACATTACCAGCAATAATGCTCATGGAGCACTAATATGATTATGTTTTTCCCACAGTACCAATTATGCTTTCTTCATTTTCTGACTGCTGTGGCGTCTCCTCCTCGTCTTTCTTCTCACCATCCACCAGACCATCATCTTTAACCTGACGGACACaacaaaaccaaataaaaacactgaatcCCTAAAACATGGGTGTGTACAAACACTTGCATACCTACTTTCTTGAATGAATAAAATACAGCTGCAACTACTGATTCATTtaatattgattaatctgccagTTATTTTCTAAATGAGTCTATAATTGTTGGGTTTAAAAATGTCCATCCCGGAAACCCAAGGTGATTTCTagaaattgcttgttttgttcgaccaacagtccaaagaaagttcctttttccttttctttcaagACAAGAAAATCAGTAAATGGTCACATTTGAGAATCTGCAACCAGAGCATGtttagcatttttgcttgaaaaatgggTCCCTTTACTGATTATATCAGTAAGCAAATGGACTCAGCTGCAACCTAGTAGTGTGGTTGTCTGTACAGTTTATCTTGCCATGCATGGATAACTATTTGCTACTCTAGCAACTTTTTTGTATGTCAGGGGTGTATCTGGTTGGGTGTTTTTGACTTGTGTTTGTTGTCTTTTGGTTAcgtttttgtatatatttgctCTACAACTTcataataaaatgcaaaaaacaaGAGTATTTATCAATTGCTGATTAATTTTCTGCCAATTGACTTATTGATAACATAATTTATTAATGGGCCTTTTTTtacagaaatacatttttacatgttACAGTAGGAAAAgtacaggtgtaaataataaaatcagtAATCGCTGAATTTCATTTAGCTCCTTCAGTTTCAAAGTCCTATTCCAGCCAAATTGTCATTGGCTTACATGGCTggtgttattagtaacaccttttcctactatgacaagtcaaactGCTGTGAGATAGGACTATTGTTCAGCTCTAAAATGAAGGTACGTATGGAGGGATAACTGTActgtgtatgtgaatgtgtgatgCGTATCTTACTGCTCACCGCTTTGCGTTCACCACCTTGCTCCAGGACCGACTTCTCCTTGGCCAGTTCCTCCACAATCATCCTCTGAAGGAGAGGAGCGTTGGCCCCTCGCAGCACAGCCACGAGCTCCCCACCCTGTTCATTCAACacatagacctttttgtttttttttaaccattcttTGATTCAATTTTAACTTAACAAGCAGTGACATACAGAGATGATTTGACTATAGCAGGCCCAGctaaaaagtctgcaacaacaacaaaatagggTCAAGGATGATAATTCTGATAAAAGAGGATTAATAACCCAAATGAAATAATGGGCGACAAATTGCATCACCACCAGAGAGATCACAGCTCTATTCATGGCCCTATTTGTTTCCTGCCCTAAATCATTACACCTCTGAGCATGACAGAGTCAGgataaaaggaaaaataaaatatagaaataattAGAGAGTGAAATTATTAAGACAGAAATTGTATACAAAGGACAAAAAGGcaaaacacacagagctgatGGCTCATGTATACTGAAGCATGAACACACATTTACTGTAcaagcatgcatacacacacacacacacacacacacacacacacactcaccccaTAGAAGAGGAAGGTGGGCTCACATTTCCCTCGATACTTCTCCAAAGCATCAATGTTGTCTGCCTCGGcctgtaccacacacacacacacacacacacacacacaccaacccacacacacacacacacacacacacacacacacacacacacacacacacacacacaaatacaagtTTAGGCTTGCTACTTCACAAATTTTGGTTTGAATTTAAATTCTTCACATTTGAAGTATACTTAGGGCTTACTGTGGCAAAATGTAATAGGTCATCACCCAGTTCGTTCTTTATTTTCCGTAGGAGGCTAACCACAGCTCGACAGGGACCACACCACTGCTGGTACACATCTACaactagtgtgtttgtgtgtgtgtgtgtgtgtgtgtgtgtgtgtgtgtgtgtgtgtgtgtgtgtgtgtgtgtgtgtgtgtgtgagagagagagagtgtgaggaaGAGTGGTACAAGCATTCAATCTGCAGTTATCCCAATGAACACAGTGGGGCAGCAGCATACAATAAATTACAGTCAGATTGACAGACCTTATTCACACATACTGTTTATTTAAGTTACACCTATAACGTTACTACAGTAACTGAACAGATGCTTAGTGTTGTGACGGTTAATATTCACTTTTAACGggacataacaacaacaactcatTTACTTCTGAAGTTCTTACCTGTTAAACCTTTGGTTGCAAGCATCTCCTCCCACTGCTCTTGGTTTGTGACAGAAGcctggacaaaaaaaacaaaaaaaaacgaattAATATCAGGGCTTCATAAAGTTACCTTGAAACATAGAGGACTCATGTCAACATTACAGACGACATTTGTGCTTGTCCAACCTGCAGACTCGCTTCTTTCTTCTTGCCTGCCATTTGTTTAGTCAAATTAAATGGTTATATCTTAAAGAGCTAAGCGATATTTTAAAGATAGGTTTAATTAATATGAAGTATGCAGAGCTGCTAATCACGTTATCAAAGTCCTCAGATGCAGCGCGCGCTTGTTTGGACCCTTGGTTGCTAAGCAACGGCGCTTTCCGGCTCCGGAGCCATCTCACCGGGGATCTATCATCTGACAGTATTGTCGGCGTCGCTATTAATTATCACCAAAGCAGGTCGTATTTCCTTATTGCCACGCAGTGTGAGCTCATTTTGACTGCCGTGTGCCATTAAACTAGTGGGAGCTACAATTATTATTCTCTCTTTCAACCGCCCCCATGGGTCGCTGTTACAAAACTATTTCTGGAACGTTACATGAAAGAAAACCTTACCTCTGTGTTACCTTTATTCCTGTTCGACTCGAGTTTTGATTCTTGCATAAGTTATGTTCGTTCTTTAATTGGGGCTTCAAAGCAGTATGTCATTCGAGATCAAGATTAtgcggtaacactttataaaacTGGTACAAATCATATAGGCTACTTTGTTTAACTAGCTAATGCATAGCTCATGATGATTTAATGCAGGACGTATCATGAATTCCTGTTGCTCCCCATCAACAAATGATCAAGTCACTATAACTTTTTGTGATTAGTTCACACTTATCAGATCATCAATTAAGGAGTGTTAATTCACAGTTATGTTATGCAGCCAAATTAGCTGGATTATATTTACATACAAGTTTATGTAATTAACTGTGAATTAAAAAATTTGAAATGCAGGAAGACTTGTATTGAGTATTTTGTtagtgtggtattgctacttttattgaattccCTTGAAAACTTACCTTCAAGTAAAAGTTATTGTAGTTACATTATTGTAAGTGTAGGATCCAGCATTTTTAGAGCTTCACCCATGTTATCTCGACCTTGCTTCATCAATTTTGACTATTCTCTTTTCTCCTGCATGCCCC
This window encodes:
- the nme9 gene encoding thioredoxin domain-containing protein 6 isoform X3 — protein: MAGKKKEASLQASVTNQEQWEEMLATKGLTVVDVYQQWCGPCRAVVSLLRKIKNELGDDLLHFATAEADNIDALEKYRGKCEPTFLFYGVYVLNEQGGELVAVLRGANAPLLQRMIVEELAKEKSVLEQGGERKAVKDDGLVDGEKKDEEETPQQSENEESIIVPASKSYTVAIIKPDAVAHGKANEIIMKIQDAGFEILAHEERTLTEVEARDFYQHKAEEACFEDLVQFMSSGPSHVLVISQVEGSANIVPAWREFIGPADIEEARRNKPESLRAQYGTQTLFNAVHGSENSDQASRELAFFFPNFRTDSVTEQDGEEAHVERTLALIRPDVARENREEILAQIHKSGFIVALQREVMLTEEQVRQFYFQHVEEDYFPALLRSMTSGPVLALALARMGAVHHWKNIIGPSDVNKAREESPECLRAQFAVENEPINQLHGSESHEEAEREINFFFPKQQTLAVIKPDAMEEHREKILDEIRDSGFSVTQLKETVLSREMAEEFYKEHREKTFFNQLVEFMCRGPCMMLVLTKENAVEEWRATMGPADPDQAKATSPNSLRARFASDILHNSVHGSSSEQHAEEKIRFIFGDICSEAELTGDGETDTTILAKEQDYPADENTGMARSLTDELSDDHDEGMSK
- the nme9 gene encoding thioredoxin domain-containing protein 6 isoform X1, which produces MAGKKKEASLQASVTNQEQWEEMLATKGLTVVDVYQQWCGPCRAVVSLLRKIKNELGDDLLHFATAEADNIDALEKYRGKCEPTFLFYGVYVLNEQGGELVAVLRGANAPLLQRMIVEELAKEKSVLEQGGERKAVKDDGLVDGEKKDEEETPQQSENEESIIVPASKSYTVAIIKPDAVAHGKANEIIMKIQDAGFEILAHEERTLTEVEARDFYQHKAEEACFEDLVQFMSSGPSHVLVISQVEGSANIVPAWREFIGPADIEEARRNKPESLRAQYGTQTLFNAVHGSENSDQASRELAFFFPNFRTDSVTEQDGEEAHVERTLALIRPDVARENREEILAQIHKSGFIVALQREVMLTEEQVRQFYFQHVEEDYFPALLRSMTSGPVLALALARMGAVHHWKNIIGPSDVNKAREESPECLRAQFAVENEPINQLHGSESHEEAEREINFFFPKQQTLAVIKPDAMEEHREKILDEIRDSGFSVTQLKETVLSREMAEEFYKEHREKTFFNQLVEFMCRGPCMMLVLTKENAVEEWRATMGPADPDQAKATSPNSLRARFASDILHNSVHGSSSEQHAEEKIRFIFGDICSEAELTGDGETDTTILAKEQDYPADENTGMARSLTDELSDDHDEGDSHNLNPCSPQTEGSDNPDHSN
- the nme9 gene encoding thioredoxin domain-containing protein 6 isoform X2, which translates into the protein MAGKKKEASLQASVTNQEQWEEMLATKGLTVVDVYQQWCGPCRAVVSLLRKIKNELGDDLLHFATAEADNIDALEKYRGKCEPTFLFYGGGELVAVLRGANAPLLQRMIVEELAKEKSVLEQGGERKAVKDDGLVDGEKKDEEETPQQSENEESIIVPASKSYTVAIIKPDAVAHGKANEIIMKIQDAGFEILAHEERTLTEVEARDFYQHKAEEACFEDLVQFMSSGPSHVLVISQVEGSANIVPAWREFIGPADIEEARRNKPESLRAQYGTQTLFNAVHGSENSDQASRELAFFFPNFRTDSVTEQDGEEAHVERTLALIRPDVARENREEILAQIHKSGFIVALQREVMLTEEQVRQFYFQHVEEDYFPALLRSMTSGPVLALALARMGAVHHWKNIIGPSDVNKAREESPECLRAQFAVENEPINQLHGSESHEEAEREINFFFPKQQTLAVIKPDAMEEHREKILDEIRDSGFSVTQLKETVLSREMAEEFYKEHREKTFFNQLVEFMCRGPCMMLVLTKENAVEEWRATMGPADPDQAKATSPNSLRARFASDILHNSVHGSSSEQHAEEKIRFIFGDICSEAELTGDGETDTTILAKEQDYPADENTGMARSLTDELSDDHDEGDSHNLNPCSPQTEGSDNPDHSN